Proteins encoded by one window of Carassius auratus strain Wakin chromosome 8, ASM336829v1, whole genome shotgun sequence:
- the LOC113107360 gene encoding homeobox protein Nkx-6.3-like — protein MESNISGSFLFNNSLNQFPSDIKAPVCQYSIANSFYKLSPAHISAQLQAGTPHGISDILSRSMVGGPGTPALLSGYPSMSGFGTAVPSPGVYYNRDYAPSGLSSFSKPGVECSGLKGKGSSCWVDGGYEWRGARQQCPNNGGHHTETVGKKKHTRPTFSGHQIFALEKTFEQTKYLAGPERARLAYSLGMTESQVKVWFQNRRTKWRKKSATEPSSTQASRGESGEDGSENEVEDEEYNRPLDPDTDDEKIRQLLRKHRRAFSVLRLGPHHI, from the exons ATGGAGTCCAATATTTCAGGGTCCTTCCTCTTCAACAACAGCTTGAACCAGTTCCCCTCAGACATCAAGGCCCCGGTGTGCCAGTACTCCATTGCCAACTCCTTCTACAAGCTCAGCCCGGCCCACATCAGCGCTCAGCTCCAGGCCGGCACGCCGCATGGCATCAGCGACATCCTGAGTCGGTCCATGGTGGGTGGCCCAGGAACCCCTGCGCTGCTGTCCGGCTACCCCTCCATGAGTGGCTTCGGGACAGCCGTGCCCAGTCCAGGGGTGTATTATAACCGGGACTATGCTCCATCGGGACTGAGCAGTTTCTCTAAACCCGGAGTCGAATGTTCGGGTCTGAAGGGTAAAGGCAGCAGTTGCTGGGTGGACGGAGGGTACGAGTGGAGAGGCGCCAGACAGCAGTGTCCCAACA ACGGCGGGCATCACACTGAGACTGTGGGGAAGAAGAAGCACACCAGACCCACGTTCAGTGGACACCAGATCTTCGCTCTGGAGAAAACCTTCGAGCAGACCAAGTACCTGGCAGGACCAGAGAGAGCCAGACTGGCATACTCACTCGGCATGACCGAGTCACAAGTTAAA GTTTGGTTCCAGAACCGGCGCACAAAGTGGCGGAAGAAGAGCGCGACGGAGCCGAGCTCCACGCAGGCCTCGCGGGGGGAGAGCGGAGAAGACGGCTCGGAAAACGAGGTGGAGGACGAGGAGTACAACCGACCGCTGGACCCCGACACAGACGACGAGAAGATCCGACAGTTACTGCGCAAACACCGCAGAGCTTTCTCAGTGCTGCGCCTGGGACCGCATCACATCTGA